A stretch of the Sphingosinithalassobacter tenebrarum genome encodes the following:
- a CDS encoding DUF6489 family protein — MKINVEVDCTPEEARRAMGLPDMGPVHEKYVSMLVDTIGTNPSPEIVETVMRSWAPMGEAGLNFWKRMFETGGKSSG; from the coding sequence ATGAAGATCAATGTCGAAGTCGATTGCACTCCAGAAGAAGCGCGCCGGGCGATGGGATTGCCCGACATGGGGCCAGTGCACGAGAAATATGTGTCGATGCTGGTTGATACCATTGGTACCAATCCAAGCCCCGAAATCGTCGAGACGGTGATGCGTAGCTGGGCGCCGATGGGCGAAGCAGGTCTGAACTTCTGGAAGCGAATGTTCGAAACCGGCGGGAAATCGAGCGGCTGA